The genomic window TGGTGATTTAGAAGATGCTAGTAAAATATTTGGACCTGCACAAACTGCAGTTGCAAGAGCAGTTGCTGATTCAGTAGAAGACGGATATATTCCAAAAGAGATTGTTGAAGATATTGTGCTTAATGTTAGTGTATTTATTGATCCTTCTGCTAAAGATTTCAGAAAAATCTACCAATACAACTATGGAGCTACTAAATTAGCTATTAGAAGAGCAATGTCTGGATATCCATCAATCGATAAAGTTTTAGCTGAAAAAGATCGTGGAACTCACCCTATCATGGGATTCAGAGTACAAAAACTTTGGTCTCCACCTTATTTACAAGTTGCACTTGATTTAGATAATTTGGATGCAATGGCAAAAATCATTGCCGATTTACCTGATAAAGAAAGAGTTCTAATTGAAGCTGGAACTCCCCTTGTTAAAAAATTCGGTGTTGGAGTTGTAGCTAAAATCAGAGAATTACGCCCTGATGCATTTATTATCGCCGATTTAAAAACTTTAGATGTTGGTAGAGTTGAAGTTAAAATGGCAGCTGATGAAACAGCTGATGCAATAGCTATTTCTGGTCTTGGTACAATTGAATCAATTAAAAAAGCTATTCATGAAACTCAAAAACAAGGTATTTATTCAATTCTTGACATGATGAATGTATCTAACTTTGAAGAAAAATTATCTCAATTACCTGATGACTTAAAACCAGATGTTGTATTATTACATAGAAATGTAGATTTAGAAACTTATAAATCTGAAAAGGGTGAAGATACTAGTGAAATGACTGAATGGGGTAATATTAAAGAAATTAAGAAACTCATTGCTAATGGTTTAGTAGCTGTAGCTGGTGGAATCACTCCAGATAAGGTTGAAGAAGCTACATCTAAAGGTGCAGATATTATTATTGCAGGTAGATATATTATTGGTTCAAGAGATGTTAGAAGATCTGCTCAAGATTTCTTAGCACATTTTCCACAAGATCCAGATAGTATGAGACTTGCATTAGATGAAGATGAACAAGTAAATTAG from Methanobrevibacter oralis includes these protein-coding regions:
- a CDS encoding bifunctional 5,6,7,8-tetrahydromethanopterin hydro-lyase/3-hexulose-6-phosphate synthase, with protein sequence MYRIGEALIGDGAELAHVDLLIGDKLGPVGQAFANGLSNLSVGHTPLTSVIRPNLMTKPATLIIPKVSVGDLEDASKIFGPAQTAVARAVADSVEDGYIPKEIVEDIVLNVSVFIDPSAKDFRKIYQYNYGATKLAIRRAMSGYPSIDKVLAEKDRGTHPIMGFRVQKLWSPPYLQVALDLDNLDAMAKIIADLPDKERVLIEAGTPLVKKFGVGVVAKIRELRPDAFIIADLKTLDVGRVEVKMAADETADAIAISGLGTIESIKKAIHETQKQGIYSILDMMNVSNFEEKLSQLPDDLKPDVVLLHRNVDLETYKSEKGEDTSEMTEWGNIKEIKKLIANGLVAVAGGITPDKVEEATSKGADIIIAGRYIIGSRDVRRSAQDFLAHFPQDPDSMRLALDEDEQVN